A single region of the Malaclemys terrapin pileata isolate rMalTer1 chromosome 4, rMalTer1.hap1, whole genome shotgun sequence genome encodes:
- the HARBI1 gene encoding putative nuclease HARBI1 — protein MAVPIAILDCDLLLYGRGHRTLDRFKLEDVTDEYLVSMYGFPRQFIYYLVDLLGASLSRPTQRSRAISPETQILAALGFYTSGSFQTRMGDAIGISQASMSRCVANVTEALVERASQFIHFPEDEASVQSLKDDFYGLAGMPGVLGVIDCTHVTIKAPNAEDLSYVNRKGLHSLNCLMVCDARGALLSAETHWPGSLLDCTVLQQAALNSQFEAGLHKDGWLLGDSSFFLRTWLMTPLHIPETTAEYRYNMAHSATHSVIEQTFRTIRSRFRCLDGSKGTLQYSPEKSSHIILACCVLHNISLEHGLDVWSSPATGQMEQPEEEYEQMESLDSEACRIRRELLLTHFS, from the exons ATGGCTGTTCCTATTGCGATTCTTGATTGTGACCTCTTGCTCTATGGCCGAGGACACCGGACGCTAGATCGCTTCAAGCTGGAGGATGTCACCGATGAGTACCTGGTGTCCATGTATGGCTTCCCCCGACAATTCATTTACTATCTAGTGGATTTGCTGGGAGCCAGCCTCTCTCGCCCTACACAGCGGTCCAGAGCCATCAGTCCAGAGACACAGATTCTTGCAGCATTAGGTTTCTACACTTCTGGCTCCTTCCAGACTCGCATGGGGGATGCCATTGGCATCAGCCAGGCCTCTATGAGCCGCTGTGTTGCCAATGTCACTGAAGCACTGGTGGAGAGAGCCTCACAATTCATTCATTTTCCAGAGGATGAAGCCTCTGTGCAGAGTCTGAAGGATGACTTCTATGGGCTGGCAGGGATGCCTGGAGTGCTAGGGGTAATTGACTGCACCCACGTGACAATCAAAGCACCCAATGCCGAGGACCTATCCTATGTGAATCGAAAGGGTCTGCATTCTTTAAACTGCCTAATGGTGTGTGATGCTAGAGGAGCACTGCTGAGTGCAGAGACGCACTGGCCAGGCAGCCTGCTGGACTGCACTGTGCTGCAGCAGGCAGCTCTTAATAGCCAATTTGAAGCTGGATTGCACAAAGATGGCTGGCTACTTG GTGACAGCTCCTTTTTTCTCCGCACATGGCTGATGACCCCTCTGCATATCCCTGAGACCACCGCAGAATATCGTTATAACATGGCACATTCTGCCACTCACAGTGTCATTGAGCAGACATTCAGGACCATTCGATCCCGGTTCCGTTGCCTGGATGGATCCAAAGGCACCCTGCAGTATTCTCCAGAGAAGTCCAGCCACATCATTctggcctgctgtgtgctccataacaTCTCTCTTGAACATGGGCTAGATGTGTGGTCTTCCCCAGCAACAGGACAGATGGAGCAACCAGAGGAGGAATACGAGCAAATGGAATCGCTGGACTCTGAAGCCTGTCGTATCCGCCGCGAGCTTTTGCTTACTCATTTTAGCTAA